A window of the Zootoca vivipara chromosome 14, rZooViv1.1, whole genome shotgun sequence genome harbors these coding sequences:
- the TICRR gene encoding treslin, translated as MTCSYNVVFLLDTASSEPKIHLHLGTLRILNYLGCKFGLAKIRWGFKFFDSLGAQGRTSRVGNFRELGSRSWEEFEEELDAKFGNQDCNPKSSGSVPRATLTQNILKESLLDYQWDLPEIASPSKPVLRNQKSKLTVTLNKPPGSYIPSEGFVNAIFLFSPCPHSQRELLQFVSGSPPHLSDELPASHDLTEKFIPKGIREMMASQKIALYWVDTADWFKLLRTSDHIGYWMLVELMRLLGGNILPSETLIQCLNHHCTGGTADFPMEPGSSGQPFTPWTTTLPFDSTLNCLFTSPSSLQASFPHVEGMLYLKSDGVEEAQSCGVILEPLTLSQRHLKSPVNITLKCTMTSWNAVHAGSFHTQSWILRNTFSGLSVQETSLFQQLVKSLLAQGLHMVAEVSPSGAYCPCTGIFSPTSNTTAVLSLLCAERAPEVERALLQTALEGNLLKEESSLPEIVSSVVNQVGDDFDLASSGPAEALIPEWAQQELSCTHPWSPAVIEGWYSFSNLCGASSHLMESFRLLQAGSSTEEKEAPKHERELTHCLSEFYQKKASGISATSQQRDHRKRRGVPRTPVRQKMKTMPRSLQMLNAARLNVKAQKFQPDGELPVSENVSQKLLLRRLNDKVEERGEAKKTKIGFRTEEEMLSFISTNYQKAVTSGENLFAYAQETVAAVNALQKSNEATGVDTIRSNLLKTSKALRQQLGNDPDKEIKVRECQLQVYLRLEMCLQCPSLQNSTDGMEQLVEEMTEMLRILCLTEDPGYLARFLEEVVETYLESMPKTLGDLYYSLGTQIPPKLASVLPADFFSDDSLSQESQTPSLPPSASSVPVSRTASLSTDAEQLEELRTRSAKKRKNTLARHRSVTEASQNLRQIEIPQVPKNRTRKDSSHVCLDVKSVPSVQKVAVQEVTKVRRNLFNEKMLPPGKRSLSKIPRSQSVSAVEGLKNRRNRAKECARDNLKLLTKSVAETPLHKQISRRLLHKQIKGRSSDPGSEVGIVEESPEKAIPCGLRRSPRIKQLLQDRAVSGSFYCSQPSKKSVQQMPSEAPDVQDDLTGLAFPLVKKAIPSPKSLLFGAVLDELGSEGMESPRTRRKTLASSELVYQTPRKASLRSSPKLLSPPNNTLRRTPLEKLQQTPQKSQAPKHCAAKSLGNLFSPCRQKSKSLPEATEKKGDCFARMALMKEIFYSPHKAAQLQTPGKQAGGEVPDDVFASPASGSCSAAALRSPFPSISPGKWLSQLQSPRRSLRVAQRIASPASAKNQPLEVEQLAEPLSEVTPTVFRGRLSEQSLSPKNTKLSETFPPPGYPALLPDVDSLPYSPPPNATSTLSPAGTWDLRRKSCTPRKTPLKHQRVTNMYPAKALQSPACLPAEQHLCYTNLNLSAKTEAESSPSTKRHGVRTLSKGRGLDRHLPPELSTKDHMLLPDAVVLCERLDASSLINVFAVGSSEAEGGPGTVLPGEKAVSLQPLLLQSPPACDQVSLPETPKSGSCAYSLRHTPDRRQREAAARLGNPEKVATFSTPRTSHTLPLATSVPTYEIELEMQASGLPKLRIKRVGSEPALDPQAHLQSGQPKGDESDLATGDLSVTCCGRHSGKLETVSISPSCNRSAHSTPAKFGGGGQTYICQSYTPTHCPPNATSPTQGNVGLPWTPSPKHKGKVTPEAIKDWPRRKRATVGCSRSERHVEVAGETRASNLLGVNKALPLGDFELEGICRLQDQSPCSDAEPSGDESTCRGTPCLTFRKRPFGHMSPEEEVGQEVKKRHCAKRGNPNAAELLSTGKGVASLNKTILEEEEEVFGISGMTPPKSSGKSTISATGLRALTQSPLLYQGHTTSLRKWPTGDNNDAFGAADEDFPPFHTTAMKQHSIRRTYSRKRLLR; from the exons ATGACTTGCTCCTACAATGTGGTTTTCCTGTTGGACACTGCCAGTTCTGAGCCGAAGATTCACCTTCACCTGGGCACCTTGAGGATCTTGAACTACTTGGGCTGCAAGTTTGGCCTAGCTAAAATCCGATGGGGCTTCAAGTTCTTTGATTCCTTGGGCGCCCAGGGCAGAACTTCACGAGTGGGCAATTTCCGTGAGCTTGGATCCCGTAGTTGGGAAGAATTCGAGGAGGAGCTGGATGCAAAGTTTGGAAACCAGGACTGCAACCCAAAGTCATCTGGCTCGGTACCCCGAGCCACACTCACTCAAAACATACTGAAAGAATCATTACTCGACTATCAGTGGGACCTGCCTGAAATTGCTTCTCCATCCAAACCagtgttaagaaaccagaaaagCAAGTTAACTGTGACCCTGAACAAACCTCCAGGGAGTTATATTCCTTCTGAGGGCTTCGTGAATGctattttcctcttctctccttgcCCTCATTCCCAGAGGGAGCTGCTGCAATTTGTTTCTGGAAGTCCTCCTCATTTGTCTGATGAACTGCCTGCTTCACATGATCTGACAGAAAAGTTCATCCCTAAGGGTATCCGGGAAATGATGGCTAGCCAGAAAATCGCATTGTATTGGGTGGACACTGCTGACTGGTTCAAG CTTCTTAGAACGTCAGACCACATTGGCTACTGGATGTTGGTTGAACTGATGCGCTTATTGGGGGGAAACATCTTGCCATCTGAGACTTTAATTCAGTGTTTAAATCACCACTGTACTGGGGGTACCGCTGACTTTCCTATGGAGCCTGGGTCCTCTGGGCAACCATTCACACCATGGACTACAACCTTGCCTTTTGATTCAACTTTGAACTGCCTGTTTACATCGCCTTCCTCATTGCAAGCATCCTTCCCTCATGTAGAAGGAATGTTGTACCTCAAATCTGATG GAGTTGAAGAGGCACAAAGCTGTGGTGTGATCTTGGAGCCTCTAACTCTAAGCCAGAGGCACCTCAAAAGTCCAGTCAATATTACTCTGAAATGCACTATGACCAGCTGGAAtgcagtgcatgctgggagcttTCACACACAGAGCTGGATACTGCGGAACACATTTTCAGGACTGTCAGTCCAAGAGACTTCATTGTTTCAGCAGTTGGTAAAATCCCTCCTGGCACAAGGGCTACACATG GTTGCTGAAGTGTCTCCATCTGGGGCCTATTGTCCCTGTACTGGGATTTTCTCTCCCACCTCGAATACCACTGCAGTTCTTTCTTTGCTCTGTGCTGAGAGAGCACCAGAAGTTGAGAGAGCCCTCCTTCAAACAGCTCTAGAAGGGAATCTTTTGAAAGAGGAGTCTAGCCTTCCAGAAATCGTGAGCAGTGTGGTAAATCAAGTTGGTGATGACTTTGATCTAGCAAGTTCTG GTCCAGCAGAAGCACTGATTCCAGAGTGGGCGCAGCAGGAGCTGTCCTGCACCCACCCCTGGAGTCCTGCTGTGATTGAAGGCTGGTACTCTTTCTCAAACCTCTGTGGAGCAAGTTCTCACTTGATGGAATCATTCAG GTTGCTGCAGGCAGGGTCTTCTACTGAGGAAAAGGAGGCTCCAAAGCATGAAAGGGAACTTACCCACTGTCTGTCTGAATTTTACCAGAAGAAAGCCTCTGGCATCTCTGCTACATCCCAACAGCGGGATCACAGGAAGAGAC GCGGAGTTCCCCGGACTCCTGTTAGGCAAAAAATGAAGACCATGCCTCGCTCCCTTCAAATGCTAAATGCTGCAAGGCTAAATGTAAAGGCTCAAAAGTTCCAGCCAGATggagagctgccagtcagtgaaaatGTTTCCCAAAAGCTATTACTGAGAAGATTGAATGATAAagtggaagaaaggggggaagcaaAGAAAACCAAGATAG GCTTCAGGACTGAGGAGGAGATGCTTTCTTTTATATCTACAAACTATCAGAAGGCGGTGACGAGCGGGGAGAATTTGTTTGCATATGCCCAGGAGACGGTGGCAGCTGTTAATGCGTTGCAGAAATCAAATGAG GCAACTGGTGTGGATACAATCCGAAGCAATCTCCTGAAAACCAGCAAAGCTCTCCGTCAGCAGCTTGGCAACGATCCTGATAAGGAAATCAAAGTCAGAGA GTGTCAGCTTCAGGTCTATCTGCGCCTTGAAATGTGCCTGCAATGCCCTTCTTTGCAAAACAGCACAGATGGGATGGAACAGCTTGTGGAAGAG ATGACAGAGATGCTGCGGATTTTGTGTTTGACTGAAGACCCAGGATACCTCGCCAGGTTTTTGGAAGAAGTTGTAGAAAC GTACCTGGAATCTATGCCAAAGACCCTTGGGGATTTGTACTACAGCTTGGGGACACAGATTCCCCCAAAGCTGGCCTCTGTCCTGCCAGCAGACTTCTTCAGTGACGATTCCCTCAGTCAGGAGAGCCAAACTCCATCCCTGCCTCCTTCTGCATCCTCAGTTCCTGTTTCCAGAACAGCTTCCTTAAGTACCGATGCAGAACAACTGGAAGAACTACGCACCAGATCTGCCAAGAAAAG AAAGAATACTCTGGCCAGACACCGGAGTGTAACAGAAGCATCGCAGAACTTACGCCAAATAGAGATTCCTCAAGTACCCAAAAACCGTACGAGGAAG GACAGCTCTCATGTGTGCCTTGATGTGAAATCAGTACCATCTGTACAGAAAGTGGCAGTGCAAG AAGTGACAAAGGTACGAAGGAACCTCTTCAATGAAAAAATGCTTCCTCCAGGCAAAAGATCCCTATCAAAGATTCCTCGAAGCCAGTCAGTATCAGCTGTAGAAGGTTTAAAAAACAGGCGGAACCGAGCTAAGGAGTGTGCAAGAG ATAATCTCAAACTGCTGACCAAGAGTGTGGCAGAAACaccattgcacaagcagatctCCAGGCGGCTGCTGCACAAGCAGATTAAAGGCCG GAGTTCAGACCCTGGATCTGAAGTTGGCATTGTAGAAGAATCTCCTGAAAAAGCCATACCAT GTGGATTAAGAAGAAGTCCACGGATCAAGCAACTTTTACAAGATAGAGCAGTCTCTGGTTCCTTCTACTGCTCTCAACCCAGCAAGAAGAGTGTACAGCAAATGCCGTCAGAAGCACCTGATGTACAAGATGATTTAACAG GCTTGGCATTTCCTCTTGTGAAAAAAGCCATTCCGTCCCCAAAGAGCCTTCTCTTTGGAGCAGTTCTTGATGAGCTCGGTTCTGAAGGGATGGAGTCACccagaacaagaagaaaaacttTAGCCTCCAGTGAGCTTGTTTATCAG ACACCAAGGAAAGCATCCCTTCGGTCTTCGCCAAAGCTCTTAAGTCCCCCTAATAACACACTGAGAAGAACTCCTCTGGAGAAGCTACAGCagaccccccaaaagagccaagCCCCAAAGCATTGTGCAGCCAAAAGTTTGGGAAATTTATTCTCACCTTGTAGACAGAAGAGCAAGTCCTTGCCTGAAGCCACTGAAAAGAAAGGGGATTGTTTTGCACGCATGGCTCTGATGAAGGAAATATTTTATTCCCCGCACAAGGCAGCACAGCTGCAAACCCCTGGAAAGCAGGCAGGGGGTGAGGTGCCTGATGATGTATTTGCTTCGCCTGCAAGTGGTTCCTGTTCGGCAGCTGCTCTGCGCTCCCCATTCCCATCAATTTCACCAGGAAAGTGGCTCTCACAACTGCAATCCCCAAGGCGCTCCTTGAGAGTTGCCCAGAGAATTGcctctccagcttctgccaaGAACCAGCCTCTTGAGGTAGAACAACTTGCAGAGCCACTTTCAGAAGTGACACCCAcagtattcagaggcagacttTCAGAACAGTCTTTGAGTCCAAAGAACACCAAGCTTAGTGAAACCTTTCCCCCACCTGGTTATCCTGCTTTGCTGCCCGATGTTGACTCATTGCCATATAGCCCACCCCCAAATGCCACATCCACACTTTCTCCTGCTGGGACTTGGGATCTGCGCAGGAAGTCTTGTACTCCCCGAAAGACTCCTTTGAAACACCAGAGGGTCACAAACATGTACCCAGCCAAAGCCCTTCagtcgcctgcctgcctgcctgccgagcAGCATCTGTGCTATACCAACTTGAATCTTTCTGCTAAAACTGAAGCAGAAAGCAGCCCCTCCACGAAGAGACATGGAGTGAGGACTCTAAGTAAAGGGAGGGGGTTAGACAGACACCTGCCTCCTGAGCTCTCCACAAAGGACCACATGCTTCTCCCAGATGCTGTGGTTCTGTGTGAGCGCCTAGATGCTTCCTCTCTAATCAATGTGTTCGCCGTTGGCAGTTCTGAAGCAGAAGGCGGCCCAGGTACAGTTTTACCAGGGGAGAAGGCAGTAAGTCTGCAGCCTCTGCTCCTACAGAGCCctcctgcatgtgaccaggtctccttgcctgaaaccccaaagTCTGGCTCGTGTGCCTATTCACTGCGCCACACCCCAGACAGAAGGCAGCGGGAGGCTGCAGCACGGCTGGGGAATCCCGAGAAGGTGGCAACATTCAGCACACCTAGGACTAGTCACACTCTGCCTCTGGCAACGAGCGTACCAACTTACGAGATTGAGCTCGAGATGCAAGCTTCTGGCCTGCCCAAGCTCCGAATTAAAAGGGTTGGCTCTGAGCCAGCTTTGGATCCTCAGGCTCATTTGCAGTCTGGACAACCCAAAGGAGATGAAAGCGATCTTGCTACAGGGGATCTTTCCGTGACCTGTTGCGGCAGGCACTCTGGGAAACTGGAAACTGTCTCCATCTCGCCATCTTGTAATCGCTCTGCTCACAGTACCCCTgcaaagtttgggggtgggggacagaccTATATATGTCAGTCGTACACTCCAACTCACTGTCCCCCCAACGCTACTTCCCCAACCCAGGGCAATGTTGGCCTTCCCTGGACACCTTCTCCAAAGCATAAAGGGAAAGTGACCCCTGAAGCGATCAAGGACTGGCCGCGAAGGAAAAGGGCCACTGTGGGCTGCAGCAGAAGCGAGAGGCACGTggaggtggctggggaaactagaGCTTCCAACCTTCTCGGCGTCAATAAAGCACTGCCCTTGGGGGACTTTGAACTTGAAGGCATCTGTAGGCTTCAGGACCAGTCGCCTTGCAGCGATGCAGAGCCCAGTGGAGACGAGAGCACCTGCAGAGGGACCCCATGCCTAACGTTCAGAAAAAGACCCTTTGGCCACATGTCTCCCGAGGAGGAGGTCGGCCAGGAAGTGAAAAAAAGGCACTGCGCAAAGAGGGGCAACCCAAATGCAGCCGAACTGCTGAGTACAGGAAAAGGTGTAGCGTCTTTAAACAAGACAAtactggaagaggaagaggaggtcttCGGCATTTCAG GTATGACTCCACCAAAGTCTTCAGGGAAGAGTACAATCTCTGCTACTGGACTTCGGGCGCTGACACAGTCCCCGCTGCTCTATCAAGGCCACACCACATCCCTGAGGAAATGGCCCACAG GAGACAACAATGATGCATTTGGAGCTGCAGATGAAGACTTCCCCCCCTTTCACACTACAGCCATGAAACAACATTCCATCAGGAGGACCTACTCACGGAAAAGGCTGCTTCGCTGA